Within Bacteroidales bacterium, the genomic segment TTCTCATCTCAATTGTTACCCGACCATTCAAAAAAAATTTTTCTAGCCACGGATTTTATCCATAAACACTATCCCCATTACCCCATTCCTTCTTGGGAAAAACTGGTGAATTACATTCTACATGATAAGAAAAAAAACACTCACCATCTTGACATTGTTCTTCTCAAAAACATTGGAACAGCTGTTATAAAAAAAATTAGTATTGATGAACTCAAATCTTTACACGAAAAGTTTTTGACTTCATGAAAAAATTCATATGGTTAACACTTTTCATAAGCACCGCATTACTACCTCAGGAATTACTTTTATTTGAACGTGAATTTTCGTACTCTTTCAATTTTTCCCCTACCAGGCTTCAAGATAGCACTCTTAATCAGACTTTTCTTAAAACTATGGGAAAATACATGAATAAATCTCATCTTTTTATTTCTTATAATCTTCACTGTTATATCCATCATAAGCTTTACAAAATAGACACAACTTTTTACAGGATACAACTTACGATGAAAAATATTTCTTGGAACGGAGATATTTTTTATCGATCCATTTCGCTTAATCCAGTTTTGTTGCCCTTCAAAACAAAGTTTAAAGTTCTATACTCATCGAGGCAAAAAACAGAATTGGTTGAACTCATCTCTCATGAGCAAGCGCTTGTTAATCAACTGGGGTATGTTGAGCTTCTTAATACCCTCATACCCCAAACTCTAATCTCCGATATCACTTACATTAAAGCTGATTCGTTTTATTTTTATTATGACTCTTTATCTTTAGCTAATCTCAATGTTTTCATCAAGCAAATTGATGATTACTACCATACCACAAAGAAGCTCATGGAGATCGATAGTACAGTTCGTACTTTTTTTCTAGATAGCCTAGAAATGCTCCCTCTATATCACATTGAATTCAAATACCTCTCAAATCAGATCAAAGAAATCCACGAGAAAGACTTTTTCAACTCTCTACATCTTTGGGAGAACGATCCTCTTGAATTTACTAGTAAACTAAATCGGTTAACTCAAACACTTACAGAAAAACAAAATATGGTCGCCCGTAATTTAAGTAACTATGAATTACTATTGTACAACAAAGCTTTACGAGAATGGCCTATTTCAGAAAAAAGAAGTGTCGAACACTTTAAAAAAATTCTCGCTTTTAACTCTCTTTTTACTCCTGCACTACTTAGGCTTTCTGAATATTGGCTTAATAAAAACAATCCTGATTCTGCTTTTCACTATTTCAGTCAGACCCTCAAACTGGTTATCCCAGATAGTCTCCAAAATCTTGCTCAAACCACAGGTCAACGTCTTTACCAACTTATTACGCAAAAGGCATCACAAGCAATTCAAGATCAGGAATACTTTTCTGCTCTTACTCTTTTATCACAAGACTCTATCCTTTGTCAGCATTCTTTCCAATTTTGTGATGAAACATGGCAAAAACTGATTGCAAAAGCTCATTACGGCATCTACCAAAGTTTCATCACGGTCGCAAAAAAAGCTATGAATTCCCGCAAAAATACTATTGCATACCATATACTTAAGCAAGCTTGGAATTATCAGAAAACATTTCAAGTTTATATTTTGACCAATATTGAAGTCAAAGACCTATTCACTCAACTTAGAAATAATTTGCTTGCAGAGATCAAAGAAGAAATGAAAATGAATTTGTTTACTTCGGCTCAGCTGAAATTATCAATTGTTGACACGATCTCTCGTTTTTACCTTGTGAAAAATACCGATTCAATCAATGAATGGGAAAAAGATATTTCTTTATTACGATTTGTGCTTGACATTGAAAGAATAAATCAGTTTTATCAACGAGAAAACTACATCAAAGGAGATTCTTTGTTTTCGATTTTGTATTCCGATTTGTCTTTTTTGCAACTATCCGCCGACTCTTTTCTGAAAGAAAATTTTAAAAAGACCATAAAATGGAGAATCAAAAGCATTTTTCTTTCTCTTTCCAATCCTGAAATCTCTCTGAAAAACCAAAGAAAATTATTTTTGGAACTGAATAGAATCAAGCTTCTACTGGATAGCAATCTATCAATGGAGCAAACCTTGCCTGAAATTTCTGAAAAACTTCTTACTCAAGAAATAAACTACTTAGAAAATTGGCTACATCATACTGACTCATTCAGGTTGAGTGAAACCTATTTAAACTACCTCGATTCTCTTGTTTCTGAAAGTCAAAATATCCGTCTTGGTGAGGAAATAAAACTTCTCTTGGAAAAATACTACTTGAAAAAATGTTCATGTCTTTCTCAACATATTCTGTTGGATAGTCTTTCACATTTTTTTACTTTACACCTTTTTTACAAAGCCATAACTTTTCTGCAGCTCATTCCAGCTTCTCTTGAAAAAGAAAAATGCTATAAAGAAGCAAATTATTGGTACAATAAAATTGATTCCATTAAAAAAATTTTTTCGTTTTTCGATTATCTCAAAAATGTAGAAAAAAACATACTGCAAAACATGAACCTGTTTTCATGGAACGATTTTTTTTACCAGTATCTACAAGTTGAAAACAACATAACCAAACTTCGTCTCGATACCATGAATATTACTTTGAAGCCTCTTCCTCAGTGGGTTGCTGAAAAGAAAAATTTTACACTAATTGACTTGTCGTTTTACTTTTTCTTCGATTCAAAAAATTATTTTCTTGCTCTTCAATTGATCAAAGAAATGAATAAACAAAACATTCTATTGAAATATACAAAAAAATACCAGAAAAAATTAGGTGAAGCCATGGCTGCTCGAGATATTTTGTCGGATGTTACTGATTACAGAAAACAGTGCCTCACTTATACAATGGGAAATTCGTACCTAAAATATTTTCGAAAAAGCTACTTTAAAGTATGGAAACTACACAAAAAATAAAAGAGGATATCACCTTCAGATGCCCTGTTTGTGGGATGAATGTTTTTTCTTATGTCCTTACCGCTGAAGACTGGCTCGTAAGTAAGGAAAAATTTGACATTTATGTTTGCCAATATTGCAAACTTAGAATTACTCATCCACAGCCTAAGATCGAAAAATTAAGCTCTTATTATGAGTCGAATAATTATGTTTCTCATAACGAAAAAGCTACAGGATTAATCAATCGGTTATTTATACTTGCTCGACACTTCACTGTGCAAATAAAAGTTAGCATCGTCAAAAAATACGCTTGTGGAAAAATCCTTATGGACATTGGAGCCGGCTCCGGAAGTTTCGTTGCTCACGCTATTAAAAAAGGATTCGAAGCTTCTGGTGTTGAAGTGAACGAAAATGCACGACTGTTCTGCCAACAACACTATGGTATAGAGCTTTATCCACCTTCTATATTAAAAGAATTTCAACCAAATAAATTCGATGCCTTAACTCTATGGCACGTATTGGAACACATATCAGATTTCGAGCAACAAATCGATCTGTATCATCAACTTCTACGTAAAAAAGGCGTATTGATTCTGGCACTTCCTAATTTTGAAAGCTATGATGCAGCTTATTTTAAAGAAAATTGGGCTGCATGGGATGTGCCACGA encodes:
- a CDS encoding class I SAM-dependent methyltransferase, whose protein sequence is METTQKIKEDITFRCPVCGMNVFSYVLTAEDWLVSKEKFDIYVCQYCKLRITHPQPKIEKLSSYYESNNYVSHNEKATGLINRLFILARHFTVQIKVSIVKKYACGKILMDIGAGSGSFVAHAIKKGFEASGVEVNENARLFCQQHYGIELYPPSILKEFQPNKFDALTLWHVLEHISDFEQQIDLYHQLLRKKGVLILALPNFESYDAAYFKENWAAWDVPRHLWHFSPNQIQFLSNNKGFTLEKILPMMLDVYYISMLSFRNMSGKTKILTSIVLSTWWNLLALKSRRFSSLIYVLRKL